GCCGCGAAACCACCGAACCCTTGGAAAATTTCTTACAGATGACCGACGAACCGGACGCGGACGAACAGTCTCGAATCGAAGCGTTAGACGACTTTATCGACCGACATCCCGCTATCGAGCGCAAAGAAGACGACAAAGCCGACAACCACGAACGTCGCGGTGTCTTCCTCCTCGGCGCGCTCGTCGGTCGCCTCACGCAACATCAGCGGTACAAGGGCAAGAGCATGACCGCGGTGAAACGTCACCCGGTAGACGGACTGACGAAACACAACGTCGTCCGCACTGCGACTGAGGTCGTAGACCTGAACCACACATACTGGAGCGAAGGTGACAGGAGTCGTATCCGCAACGAACTGGCGGACCGCCTCTCTGACGACTTACAGTACGAGATGGCTGGCGATTGGACCCTCACGACCGAGGACCTGCGCTTCCACTACGCGATGGGTATCGCCTACGGACTGAACGACACTTCCAACGAGGACTACAACGATGACTGATTACGCACCCGTCGAGAACCGCTCCGAAATCGTCTACCTGTACGACGCCGTGGACGCCAACCCCAACGGCAACCCCCTGAGCGGGTCGAACCGACCGCGAATCGATCCCCACACCAAGCAAGCCGTCGTGACCGACGTACGTCTCAAGCGCTATCTCCGCGACCAGTTGGAGGCTGACGGTCACGGTGTCTACATCACGAGTTCGCGCGAGCGCGACGAGAACGCCAAACAGCGCGAGCAGATGATAAAGGACGCCCTCGGCGTCACCGACTCCGAGGACATCCCCGACGACCCCTACGGCGAGTTCCTCGCCAACGCGGCCGACGTGCGCCTGTTCGGCGCAACGATGAGCATCGACACGAGCGACGACGACATCATCGGGAAAATCGAGGAGGACTTACCGGACAACTTCACCGGCCCGGTCCAGTTCTCGCCCGGCAAGACGCTCCACGCGGTCGAAATCAACGAGGAGTACAACAGTCTCACGAGCGTCATCGCCACGGGCGACGACAAAGAGCAGGGCGGGTTCGACTTGGACGACCACCGTATCAAGTATGGACTCGTCGGTTTCCACGGTCTCGTGGACGAACACGCCGCCGAGAACACGAACCTCGCCGAGAAGGACGTGCGCCGTCTCGACACTTTGCTCTGGCGCGCCATCAAGAACCAGACCATCACGCGAAGCAAAGTCGGTCAAGAGCCGCGCCTCTACCTCCGCGTCGAGTACGCCGAGGAGAGCTTCCACCTCGGC
This genomic stretch from Halorussus pelagicus harbors:
- the cas7b gene encoding type I-B CRISPR-associated protein Cas7/Csh2; this translates as MTDYAPVENRSEIVYLYDAVDANPNGNPLSGSNRPRIDPHTKQAVVTDVRLKRYLRDQLEADGHGVYITSSRERDENAKQREQMIKDALGVTDSEDIPDDPYGEFLANAADVRLFGATMSIDTSDDDIIGKIEEDLPDNFTGPVQFSPGKTLHAVEINEEYNSLTSVIATGDDKEQGGFDLDDHRIKYGLVGFHGLVDEHAAENTNLAEKDVRRLDTLLWRAIKNQTITRSKVGQEPRLYLRVEYAEESFHLGGLTHLLDVAGRDGQDESEFRTIHDVTLDATDLVARLNNHADKIEAVHVVESDVLDVSTEADHDSVTGALEAELGEDAVRSVDVYDEYEATRP